In the genome of Populus alba chromosome 11, ASM523922v2, whole genome shotgun sequence, one region contains:
- the LOC118031623 gene encoding 5'-adenylylsulfate reductase-like 4 — protein sequence MFFFLLRFSMMQTRVWRPRILLSMMIYGSLMCATAAESHTVSICPIESVTDWIFGFRDQNCVVSGANESPCFAGVTEGDEISLQKALSLVQKNSHEYVALLFYASWCPFSGTFRPSFSVLSSLYPVIPHFAIEESSIRPSILSKYGVHGFPTLFLLNSTMRVRYHGSRTLGSLVAFYSDVTGIKTAFLDEGSVDKIGRASHLEKYDTPEQESCPFSWARSPENLLREETYLALATTFVLLRLFYFTFPTMLAFAQFTWRRHVQNMRLGSLLEHPRAYLNLNRAIQLFNSLKEPCKKSNLQEGAMNARAWASKSLATVSIGDASTSRGAPVSEGR from the exons GCAGACTAGGGTTTGGCGACCTCGGATCTTGTTATCGATGATGATTTATGGGAGTCTTATGTGCGCAACCGCCGCCGAGTCTCATACTGTTTCGATTTGTCCAATAGAGTCTGTCACAGATTGGATCTTTGGGTTTCGAGATCAAAACTGCGTCGTTTCTGGTGCTAATGAATCTCCCTGTTTCGCTGGTGTCACCGAG GGAGACGAGATTTCGTTACAAAAGGCACTTAGTTTAGTTCAGAAGAATAGTCATGAATATGTAGCTCTGCTTTTCTATGCATCATGGTGCCCCTTCTCTGGTACTTTTAGACCAAGCTTCTCCGTCCTTTCCTCTTTGTACCCTGTGATTCCCCATTTTGCCATTGAAGAATCATCCATCAGGCCAAG CATACTATCCAAGTATGGAGTTCATGGATTTCCTACTCTTTTCCTATTGAATTCTACGATGCGTGTGCGCTATCATGGCTCACGTACTCTTGGCTCTCTTGTCGCTTTCTACAGTGATGTTACTG GTATCAAGACTGCATTCCTGGACGAAGGATCAGTGGACAAAATTGGACGAGCATCACACCTTGAAAAATATGACACACCTGAGCAAGAAAGCTGCCCGTTCTCATGGGCAAGATCTCCGGAGAATTTGTTAAGGGAGGAGACATATTTGGCCCTGGCGACAACATTTGTGCTTCTGAGGTTGTTTTACTTTACTTTCCCAACCATGCTTGCATTTGCACAATTTACTTGGAGGAGACACGTGCAGAACATGAGACTGGGGAGCTTGTTAGAGCATCCTCGGGCTTATCTGAATCTTAATCGAGCAATACAGCTATTTAATTCCCTGAAGGAGCCATGCAAGAAGAGTAATCTGCAGGAAGGGGCAATGAATGCCAGGGCTTGGGCTTCCAAGTCCCTTGCTACTGTTTCAATAGGGGATGCAAGCACCAGTAGGGGTGCACCTGTGAGTGAAGGTCGTTGA